AAATGTTACCCATGTCGCGACAAAGTTTATGGAAGATTCGCGCATTGGCCTAGATCCCTTAGAAAAATCCACCCGCTATGTGTATTACGACGAGAAAGTTAACGGCAAGTATAAATTTTACCGGCCGGCAGATATCATGCAATCAGAATTTGCCAAAGACTATGAGGACTATTTGAATTTACTTTTTGAAACGTATAGCGAATGGCGCAAACCGATGCGTAAAATGATAAAAGCCAAATTTCCACAAGACCCCGAAACCACTGACCGCGCTTATAAATCCACGGTTAAGGCCAAAGTGTGCGACAGCTTGCGGCCGCTCCTACCGGTTGGCACTGTAACCAACATGGGTTTTTTTGGCAACGGCCGCGCGTTTGAATATTTGCTGCTCAAAATGTTTGCGAGCGACTTTCAGGAAGTGTGCGATATTGCCGAAGTTATGAATAAAGAACTAAACAAGCTCATCCCCTCTTTTGTTAAACGAGCTAATAACGAACGCGGCCAAGCAACCCAAAAATATTTGCGTGATACCCGGGCCAAAGTCAAAGAATTAGCGGAAAAATTTGTATCGGTTACTAACACCCAAAACGAACCCCAAGTAACATTGGTGGATTATGACCAAGATGCGGAAAATAAAATTGCGGCTGACATTATTTTTGCCAATAAAGAAGTGAGTTTAGCTAAAGCACACGAAATTGCCAAAAAATTATCGGGTGAAGAAAAAACAGAGCTGCTAAATGCGTATTCAGGCGCTCGCCAAAATCGCTTTCATCGCCCGGGCCGCGCCTTTGAAGAGACTTTTTATACTTTTGAGGTGGTCGCCGACATCAACGCTTTTCGTGATATTCATCGCCATCGCATGTTAACTCAAGAACGGCAACCATACACCACCGCCCATGGATTTATCACCCCGCCAGAAATTATTGAAGCTGGCACAGTTGACGAATATAAAAAAATCATGAGCCAGGCGCATGATTTGTACCAAAAAATTGCACCGCAATTTCCCCACAGCGCACAATACTTAGTGCCGATGGGCTATTTGATTCGCTGGCGGATGAAGATGAATTTGCGTGAAGCGTATCACTTGCTTGAACTTCGCTCCGTCCCGCAAGGACACCCAACATATCGCAAAATTGCTCAAGATATGTACTTAGCCATAAAAAAAATACATCCACTATTAGCGGAAGGAATTCAATTTGTTGA
The nucleotide sequence above comes from Candidatus Buchananbacteria bacterium CG10_big_fil_rev_8_21_14_0_10_42_9. Encoded proteins:
- a CDS encoding thymidylate synthase translates to MKDDFFVDEFSPEEKEVLRPFCTNLDRSIFGLRNLPEVVKGALFSRYSRTDKSLRRVLLDEFINEPEMGFSEIVGFAKSQGEDQMVATQKAEEFYDRVLVGYGDDSVAELGSAHIAIENVTHVATKFMEDSRIGLDPLEKSTRYVYYDEKVNGKYKFYRPADIMQSEFAKDYEDYLNLLFETYSEWRKPMRKMIKAKFPQDPETTDRAYKSTVKAKVCDSLRPLLPVGTVTNMGFFGNGRAFEYLLLKMFASDFQEVCDIAEVMNKELNKLIPSFVKRANNERGQATQKYLRDTRAKVKELAEKFVSVTNTQNEPQVTLVDYDQDAENKIAADIIFANKEVSLAKAHEIAKKLSGEEKTELLNAYSGARQNRFHRPGRAFEETFYTFEVVADINAFRDIHRHRMLTQERQPYTTAHGFITPPEIIEAGTVDEYKKIMSQAHDLYQKIAPQFPHSAQYLVPMGYLIRWRMKMNLREAYHLLELRSVPQGHPTYRKIAQDMYLAIKKIHPLLAEGIQFVDMSEKDELERLGAEKKIDKKLETVKEKYGN